The following proteins come from a genomic window of Micromonas commoda chromosome 2, complete sequence:
- a CDS encoding predicted protein, with product MRRGEDGVEPPGSVARTASENLAEELLDQDARDLGIDTGNRARLRAERRVARSAKHPRGFDDLGFDGDDSAAGSTDDEADAAASSITMNEIWTALRLAPSNSVRVRLPDGSVRPTLRPRRTPYDDDDAFTPAESEASSGTKTRRRALAGAEAAAAIPIPSDYYDKLDVAAVAKRAMAADRGRRNLSRFKDRLEGRRRSRGGGVGSFLAEDDAAAAEAAAAEPPGWLRDGGTAVDALSRPKGGALSREEELMMSASKRASKLSSKDRTREGSSAAAKWKDSASEVFRQRVRAHVEAKPEEAGRLGLRVNRPKLRRRDKEDSGRFKV from the coding sequence atgcggcgcggggaggacggcgtcgagcccccggggagcgtcgcgcgaaccgccagcgagaacctcgcggaggagctgcTGGACCAGGACGCCAGGGACCTCGGCATCGACACCGGCAACAGGGCGAGGTTACGCGCggaacgacgcgtcgcgaggtccgccAAACATCCGCGAGGTTTCGACGACTTGGgtttcgacggcgacgactccgccgccgggtccaccgacgacgaagccgacgccgccgcctcgtccatcACCATGAACGAGATCTGGACCGCGCTgaggctcgcgccgtccaACAGTGTGCGTGTGCGGTTACCCGACGGCTCCGTCCGTCCCACGCTTCGACCGAGGCGGACTccgtacgacgacgacgacgccttcacCCCGGCGGAGAGCGAGGCGAGCTCGGGGACAAAgactcggcgccgcgccctggcgggggcggaggctgccgccgccatccCGATACCGAGCGATTACTACGACAagctggacgtcgccgccgtcgcgaagcgcgcgatggccgcggacCGAGGCAGGCGGAACCTGAGCCGGTTCAAGGACCGGCTGGAGGGGCGAAGGCGGTCGAGGGGGGGAGGAGTCGGATCGTTTTTGGcagaggacgacgcggcggcggcggaggcggcggcggcggagccccCCGGGTGGCTTCGCGACGGGGGTaccgcggtcgacgccctTAGCCGGCCaaagggcggcgcgctcagtCGTGAGGAGGAGTTGATGATGTCCGCGAGTAAGAGGGCGAGCAAGCTCTCGAGCAAGGATCGGACGAGGGAggggtcgtcggcggcggcgaagtgGAAGGACTCGGCCTCGGAGGTGTTCCGGCAGAGGGTTCGGGCTCACGTCGAAGCTAAGCCCGAGGAGGCCGGGCGGCTTGGGCTCAGGGTGAACAGGCCGAAACTGAGGCGAAGGGATAAGGAAGATAGCGGGAGGTTCAAGGTATAG
- a CDS encoding hypothetical protein (distantly related to glycosyltransferases; unknown protein), which produces MSTHERDANPRDELPPRAKRTRVGGDDAPASSTAPCVSVLMPCRNAMPWLPDCVGSVLAQVGLEEHGGLELIAVDDSSTDGSREWLDALAAALAARGDDAVGEPADTSATATATATAAPPPGSSADGDGADEPFPASMLGWESNTHTPLTVEQVAASTARGNVLVVLSVEAHGPSGQGKALNAAYRAAKADLVGEMESDDLRPPNAFATLRTALMNNKEWDCATSRVRLCGWQRPGMERWIDWQNEQVTGEAMRRARFIEIPALRASGLYRREALERVAMRDGREDDVSDVLVPEDEPTSPSMPGDEPSRPYRDLWVVDGVVADCAHDADPTYEAIGRKGRRPSGWWPVDADFWQRWFACGLVAGKVREPLYYWRQYPSQSTRTHDRCSLGQLRRCKAHFLLARGGAARGRCVQVWGTGDTLAAWVDDLRGVLTGWDKSGFLARSPPAAAANESGAAKLRDELLSKAAQATVRAVEYRPGAPVGKKRLASEDDASARAVAEAGVKLDVDAAGLPLPPIRLFAFGMEKARRKVARTFPRFDVREGDDHWFVG; this is translated from the coding sequence aTGTCGACtcacgagcgcgacgcgaaccctCGGGACGAGCTGCCCCCACGCGCGAAgcgcacccgcgtcggcggggacgatgcCCCCGCGTCAtcgaccgcgccgtgcgTCTCGGTGCTCATGCCCTGCAGGAACGCGATGCCTTGGCTCCCCGACTGCGTCGGCAGCGTCCTGGCGCAGGTCGGTCTGGAAGAGCACGGAGGTTTGGAGCtcatcgcggtggacgatTCGTCCACGGATGGATCCAGGGAGtggctcgacgccctcgccgcggcgctggccgcgcggggcgacgacgcagtcGGGGAGCCCGCGGAcacgagcgccaccgccaccgccaccgccaccgccgcccctccgcccggatcctccgccgacggcgacggcgctgacgAACCCTTCCCCGCCTCGATGCTCGGGTGGGAATCCAACACGCACACGCCGCTCACCGTCGAACAGGTGGCCGCGTCAACGGCGCGCGGTAACGTACTCGTGGTCCTGagcgtcgaggcgcacgGACCCAGCGGGCAAGGTAAGGCGTTGAACGCCGCGTACCGAGCGGCAAAGGCGGATCTCGTCGGGGAGATGGAATCGGACGACCTTCGCCCGCCAaacgcgttcgcgacgctGCGAACGGCACTGATGAATAACAAGGAGTGGGACTGCGCCACGAGCCGCGTGCGGCTGTGCGGATGGCAGCGGCCGGGGATGGAGCGTTGGATCGATTGGCAAAACGAGCAAGTCACCGGGGAAGCCATGCGAAGGGCTCGGTTCATCGAGATAcccgcgcttcgcgcgtcGGGCTTGTACCGGCGCGAGGCCCTGGAGCGCGTGGCGATGCGCGACGGCAGGGAGGACGACGTCTCCGACGTACTAGTGCCGGAAGATGAACCGACGTCTCCATCCATGCCGGGAGATGAACCGTCTCGGCCGTATCGCGATCTCtgggtcgtcgacggcgtcgtcgccgactgcgcgcacgacgccgacccgACGTACGAAGCGATTGGGAGAAAAGGCCGACGTCCCAGCGGGTGGTGGCCCGTGGACGCCGACTTTTGGCAGCGATGGTTCGCCtgcggcctcgtcgcgggcaAGGTTCGCGAGCCCCTGTATTACTGGCGGCAGTACCCGTCGCAGAGCACGCGGACGCACGATCGGTGCTCGCTTGGACAGCTGAGACGGTGCAAGGCGCACTTTTTGctggcgcggggcggtgcagcgcgcggccggTGCGTGCAGGTGTGGGGCACGGGCGATACCCTCGCGGCATGGGTGGACGACCTCCGGGGCGTGTTGACGGGGTGGGATAAGAGCGGCTtcctcgcgcggtcgcccccggcggcggcggcgaatgagagcggcgcggccaagcttcgcgacgagctcctaTCTAAAGCGGCGCAGGCGACGGTTCGGGCGGTCGAGTACCGTCCGGGCGCTCCCGTGGGAAAGAAGAGGCTGGCgtcggaggacgacgcgtcggcgcgggcggtggccGAGGCTGGGGTGAAgctggacgtggacgcggcgggcctTCCGCTCCCCCCGATTCGACTCTTTGCGTTTGGCATGGAGAAGGCTCGGCGAAAGGTTGCGAGGACGTTCCCGCGGTTCGACGTCCGGGAGGGGGACGATCACTGGTTCGTGGGGTGA
- a CDS encoding predicted protein: MPVGVAARRPREPPPIALNPETERQLEECRAKIELLQNVTEERLRSLTRVELVGVVGDLFALAARSEYERERRFREATRAAAERTAAGKTGRARAGTSSGAPTREELGAREVARWEAKKREARETVAAVRIQRHARGYLARAFIAGKKAAIERAAAAEREARESKRIREQAAVTIQSRWRGFVARRHTNAVWLQLWERERAEAARVLEEAAGLRSSSTQTASEAYRADAMASLRARGKARRAEARRRRELSAAGAERLPDGADPAAVARLAQAFKRMQQSDSEDDD, from the coding sequence ATGCCcgttggcgtcgcggcgcgtcgcccgcgcgaaccgccgcccatcgcgctcaATCCGGAGACGGAGCGCCAGCTCGAGGAGTGCCGCGCGAAGATCGAGCTGCTCCAGAACGTCACCGAGGAACGCCTGCGTTCGCTTACGCGAGTGGAGCTCGTGGGCGTGGTGGGAGACctcttcgcgctcgccgcgcggtcggagtacgagcgcgagcgcaggTTCCGAGAGGCCACcagggccgccgcggagaggaccGCCGCAGGGAAAaccgggcgggcgcgagcgggaacatcgtccggcgcgccgacgcgtgaGGAGCTCGGGGCGAGGGAGGTTGCGAGATGGGAGGCGAAGaaacgcgaggcgcgggaaacggtcgccgcggttcgCATACAgaggcacgcgcgcgggtacctcgcgcgcgcgttcatAGCCgggaagaaggcggcgattgagcgcgccgccgccgcggagcgcgaggcgcgcgagtccAAACGAATAAgggagcaggcggcggtgaccatccaatcgcggtggcgcggcttcgtcgcgcgccgccacaCCAACGCGGTTTGGCTTCAACTctgggagcgcgagcgcgccgaggcggcgcgtgtgttggaggaggcggcgggtttgcggtcgtcgtcgacgcagacggcgagcgaggcgtacagggcggacgcgatggcaTCGTTGAGGGCTCGGGGTAAGGCGAGGCGAGCagaggcgcgacggaggcgggagttgagcgcggcgggcgcggagaggCTGCCGGACGGTgccgaccccgcggcggtcgccagGCTCGCCCAGGCGTTCAAGCGGATGCAGCAGTCGGACAGCGAGGACGATGactga
- a CDS encoding predicted protein, which produces LRRAYRLFRDADADRNGKVDAHEFARMFRLPEDVYLERLVDILDCDGNRTIDFREFIVGLASFVLSGSFGRVRFAFRLFDLDNDGWFSRDELMTAIRL; this is translated from the coding sequence CTTCGCAGGGCGTACCGCCTCTTCCGAGACGCGGATGCCGATAGGAACGGCAAGGTTGACGCGCATGAATTTGCGCGTATGTTCCGcctccccgaggacgtcTACCTGGAAAGGCTGGTGGATATCCTGGACTGCGACGGCAACCGGACGATAGACTTTCGCGAGTTCATAGTCGGGCTCGCGTCCTTCGTCCTCTCCGGGAGCTTCGGGCGCGTGCGCTTCGCGTTCAGGCTCTTCGACCTGGACAACGACGGGTGGTTCTCGAGAGACGAGCTCATGACCGCCATCCGTCTC